From a region of the Alkalinema sp. FACHB-956 genome:
- a CDS encoding TatD family hydrolase translates to MQLIDTHVHINFDLFEPDLDAVAARWREAGVVRLVHSCVEPSEFPAIRSIADRYPEVAFAVGLHPLDVAELWHPAREAEILALAQSDDRVVAIGETGLDFFKADNVDQQLESLEAQLRIAHQLNLPVILHCRDAASVLAEFLQGFWQRIGAVQGVMHCWGGSPEETQWFLDLGFYISFSGTVTFKKAEPIQASAKIVPLDRLLVETDCPFLAPVPKRGEKRNEPAYVQYVAQQVAQLRQVSLAEIADHTTANACRLFRLTRPEAARTIVSNLATSSV, encoded by the coding sequence ATGCAATTAATCGACACGCACGTCCACATTAATTTCGACTTGTTTGAACCAGACTTAGATGCCGTAGCTGCGCGGTGGCGAGAAGCCGGTGTTGTGCGTCTGGTTCATTCGTGTGTCGAGCCTTCTGAGTTTCCCGCGATTCGATCGATCGCCGATCGCTACCCCGAGGTTGCCTTTGCAGTGGGGTTGCATCCCTTGGATGTGGCTGAACTGTGGCATCCCGCACGAGAGGCCGAAATTTTGGCATTGGCGCAATCGGACGATCGGGTGGTCGCGATCGGAGAAACGGGCTTAGATTTCTTTAAGGCGGATAACGTTGATCAGCAGTTAGAGAGCCTTGAGGCGCAACTGCGCATTGCCCATCAGTTGAATTTGCCCGTCATTCTCCACTGCCGAGACGCCGCTTCGGTGCTCGCAGAATTCCTCCAAGGGTTTTGGCAGCGAATCGGTGCGGTTCAAGGAGTGATGCACTGTTGGGGGGGATCACCGGAGGAAACTCAGTGGTTTTTGGATTTGGGTTTCTACATCAGTTTTAGTGGAACCGTGACATTCAAAAAAGCAGAGCCGATCCAGGCATCTGCCAAAATTGTCCCTTTGGATCGTCTCTTGGTTGAAACTGACTGTCCGTTTTTGGCCCCGGTTCCCAAGCGGGGTGAAAAGCGTAATGAACCCGCCTACGTGCAGTACGTGGCTCAACAGGTAGCCCAATTGCGGCAGGTGAGCTTAGCTGAAATTGCTGATCACACAACGGCAAATGCCTGTCGGTTGTTTCGGCTGACTCGACCGGAGGCAGCGAGAACGATCGTATCAAACTTGGCGACCTCATCCGTTTAA
- the hisD gene encoding histidinol dehydrogenase: MLRIITQLTEAKAELHRICDRTHDDQVFNKEATVRQVLQTVKRQGDKAVLDYTLEFDGQAFTADQLRVAPEELDAAYQKVDQDLINAIRLAKEKIEAFHRMRVPQSWVHFAEDEVVLGKRYTPVDSAGLYVPGGRAAYPSTVLMNAVPATVAQVPHIVMVTPPGPEGVINPAVLVAAQEAGIQEIYRVGGAQAIAALAYGTETIPKVDVITGPGNIYVTLAKKQVYGTVGIDSLAGPSEVLVIADGSANPTHVAADLLAQAEHDPMAAAILITTDSNLANKVVQEVEEQLADHPRKLLTEKAIAHYGLIIVVDDLAAAAELSNEFAPEHLELEIAEPWDLLPSIRHAGAIFLGSSTPEAVGDYLAGPNHTLPTSGSARYASPLGVETFLKHSSLIQYSPTALRKTAAAIETLTQAEGLPSHGKSVSLRMEQPHAE; this comes from the coding sequence ATGCTGCGAATCATTACCCAGTTGACCGAGGCGAAAGCTGAACTGCACCGGATTTGCGATCGTACCCACGACGATCAAGTATTCAATAAGGAAGCGACGGTGCGGCAAGTTTTACAAACGGTGAAGCGGCAAGGGGATAAGGCCGTCCTGGATTACACCTTGGAATTTGATGGTCAGGCCTTTACCGCCGATCAGCTTCGGGTTGCCCCCGAAGAACTCGATGCCGCCTATCAAAAAGTGGATCAGGACCTGATTAACGCCATTCGGCTGGCCAAGGAAAAAATTGAAGCCTTCCACAGAATGCGGGTGCCCCAGAGTTGGGTGCACTTTGCCGAGGATGAGGTGGTGTTGGGCAAGCGCTATACGCCGGTGGATTCTGCGGGGCTCTACGTTCCCGGTGGCCGTGCCGCTTACCCCAGCACAGTCCTGATGAACGCCGTGCCCGCTACCGTGGCCCAGGTACCCCACATTGTTATGGTGACTCCACCCGGGCCGGAAGGCGTAATCAACCCTGCAGTGCTGGTCGCAGCCCAGGAAGCTGGGATCCAGGAAATTTATCGCGTCGGTGGGGCTCAGGCCATTGCGGCCCTCGCCTACGGGACGGAAACGATTCCTAAGGTGGATGTGATTACGGGGCCTGGAAATATCTATGTGACCTTGGCCAAGAAGCAGGTCTATGGCACCGTGGGGATTGACTCCCTGGCTGGGCCTTCGGAGGTCTTGGTCATTGCCGATGGCAGCGCCAATCCGACCCATGTGGCAGCGGATTTATTAGCCCAGGCAGAGCATGACCCCATGGCCGCCGCAATTCTGATTACAACGGATAGCAATCTGGCCAACAAGGTGGTGCAAGAAGTAGAGGAGCAATTGGCGGATCACCCCCGGAAACTCCTGACGGAAAAGGCGATCGCCCACTATGGCTTGATCATTGTGGTGGACGACCTCGCAGCAGCGGCGGAACTGTCCAACGAATTTGCACCGGAGCATTTGGAACTTGAGATCGCTGAACCTTGGGATTTGCTGCCCAGCATTCGTCACGCAGGCGCGATTTTCCTGGGTAGCTCAACCCCAGAAGCCGTGGGAGATTACCTCGCTGGCCCTAACCATACCCTTCCGACTTCTGGATCCGCTCGTTATGCTTCTCCCTTGGGAGTGGAAACCTTCCTGAAGCATTCCAGTTTGATTCAATACTCTCCAACGGCCCTCCGCAAAACAGCCGCCGCGATCGAGACCCTGACCCAGGCAGAAGGATTACCCTCCCATGGCAAGTCCGTTTCCCTGCGCATGGAGCAACCCCACGCAGAATAG
- the rpsT gene encoding 30S ribosomal protein S20 — protein MPNIKSAEKRVQIAERNRMRNKTYSSAVKTLMKSYFAAVDKYAATPSEETLQEAKAAMSAVTSKIDKAVKRGVLHQNNGARKKSRLARALKKVALATK, from the coding sequence GTGCCTAATATCAAGTCTGCTGAAAAACGAGTTCAGATTGCCGAGCGCAACCGCATGCGCAACAAAACCTATTCTTCTGCGGTTAAAACCCTCATGAAGAGCTACTTTGCAGCCGTTGATAAGTATGCTGCAACCCCTTCCGAAGAGACCCTCCAGGAAGCGAAAGCTGCGATGTCCGCTGTGACTAGCAAAATCGACAAAGCGGTGAAACGCGGCGTCTTGCACCAAAACAACGGTGCCCGCAAAAAGTCTCGTCTGGCCCGTGCCCTGAAAAAAGTGGCTTTGGCGACGAAGTAA
- a CDS encoding Uma2 family endonuclease, translating into MTKLAEYESIGVQEYWIADYAGPGDVHYLGQPK; encoded by the coding sequence ATGACGAAATTAGCAGAATACGAATCGATCGGAGTGCAGGAATATTGGATCGCCGACTACGCTGGACCAGGTGACGTGCATTATCTCGGTCAGCCCAAATAG
- the rpoB gene encoding DNA-directed RNA polymerase subunit beta encodes MTELTYTTPAFVLPDLVEIQRESFRWFLEEGLIEELDSFSPITDYTGKLELHFIGKDYKLKHPKYHVDEAKSRDATYAVQMYVPTRLINKETGEITEQEVFIGDLPLMTDRGTFIINGAERVIVNQIVRSPGVYYKSETDKNGRRTYNASLIPNRGAWLKFETDKNDLVWVRIDKTRKLSAQVLLKALGLSTGEILDAMRHPEYFLKTIEKEGEFSEDDALMELYRKLRPGEPPTVAGGAQLLESRFFDPKRYDLGKVGRYKLNRKLHLNVPDSTRVLTPQDILSAIDYLINLEFDIGQIDDIDHLGNRRVRSVGELLQNQVRVGLNRLERIIRERMTVSDSNTLTPASLVNPKPLVAAIKEFFGSSQLSQFMDQTNPLAELTHKRRLSALGPGGLTRERAGFAVRDIHPSHYGRICPVETPEGPNAGLIGSLATHARVNSYGFIETPFSRVEGGVVRRDVPPVYMTADEEDDLRVAAGDLPTDEVGRILGEKVTVRYRQDFTTASPNEVDFVAVSPVQIISVATSLIPFLEHDDANRALMGSNMQRQAVPLLRPERPLVGTGLEAQAARDSGMVIVSRTDGEVVYVDAKRICVKSPEGRDYNYHLQKYQRSNQDTCLNQKPIVRLGEKVVAGQILADGSATEKGELALGQNILVAYMPWEGYNYEDAILISERLVYDDVYTSIHIEKYEIEARQTKLGPEEITREIPNVGEDALRNLDENGIIRIGAWVESGDILVGKVTPKGESDQPPEEKLLRAIFGEKARDVRDNSLRVPNGEKGRIVDVRVFTREQGDELPPGANMVVRVYVAQKRKIQVGDKMAGRHGNKGIISRILPIEDMPYLPDGTPMDIVLNPLGVPSRMNVGQVYECLLGWAAENLNARFKIVPFDEMHGEEKSRESVHGKLYEAREHRIDHTGEGEWVFDESNPGKIQVYDGRTGEPFDRPVTVGKAYMLKLVHLVDDKIHARSTGPYSLVTQQPLGGKAQQGGQRFGEMEVWALEAFGAAYTLQELLTVKSDDMQGRNEALNAIVKGKSIPRPGTPESFKVLMRELQSLCLDVAVHKVETREDGSSRDVEVDLMADVSNRRAPSRPTYESISSASMDDDDD; translated from the coding sequence ATGACTGAGCTAACCTACACCACACCCGCTTTCGTTCTGCCAGACTTGGTTGAGATTCAGCGGGAGAGCTTCCGCTGGTTTCTTGAAGAGGGTCTGATTGAGGAACTGGATAGTTTCTCCCCGATTACGGATTACACCGGTAAATTGGAGCTTCACTTCATTGGCAAGGATTATAAACTGAAGCATCCGAAATACCATGTGGATGAGGCCAAGAGCCGGGATGCCACCTATGCTGTTCAAATGTATGTTCCCACGCGTCTCATCAACAAAGAGACTGGGGAAATTACAGAACAGGAAGTGTTTATTGGCGATCTACCCCTGATGACCGATCGCGGTACCTTTATTATCAACGGTGCGGAGCGGGTCATTGTCAATCAGATCGTGCGCAGTCCTGGGGTTTATTACAAATCTGAAACAGACAAGAACGGTCGTCGAACCTACAATGCCAGCCTGATTCCTAACCGGGGCGCTTGGTTGAAGTTTGAGACCGACAAAAATGACTTGGTTTGGGTTCGGATCGACAAAACTCGCAAGCTGTCTGCCCAAGTTCTCCTCAAGGCGTTGGGGCTTTCCACGGGGGAAATTCTGGATGCCATGCGCCACCCAGAATATTTTCTGAAGACGATCGAAAAAGAAGGGGAATTCAGCGAAGACGACGCACTGATGGAGCTGTATCGCAAGCTGCGACCGGGTGAGCCTCCCACAGTGGCAGGCGGGGCGCAGTTGTTGGAATCCCGCTTTTTTGATCCCAAGCGCTACGATTTGGGTAAGGTGGGTCGCTACAAGCTCAACCGCAAGCTGCACCTAAATGTGCCGGATTCCACCCGCGTCTTGACGCCTCAAGATATTCTGTCGGCGATCGACTACCTGATCAACCTGGAATTTGACATCGGCCAGATTGACGACATTGACCACCTGGGGAACCGTCGGGTGCGATCGGTGGGGGAATTGCTGCAAAACCAAGTTCGGGTCGGGCTGAACCGTTTAGAGCGGATTATTCGGGAACGGATGACGGTCTCCGACTCGAATACCTTGACGCCCGCCTCGTTGGTCAACCCCAAACCCTTGGTCGCGGCGATTAAGGAATTCTTTGGGTCTTCCCAGCTCTCCCAGTTCATGGATCAAACTAATCCCCTGGCGGAACTGACCCACAAACGCCGTCTCAGCGCCCTCGGTCCTGGCGGTCTGACCCGAGAACGGGCTGGCTTTGCAGTGCGGGATATTCACCCCTCCCACTATGGACGCATCTGCCCGGTGGAAACGCCGGAAGGTCCCAACGCGGGTCTGATCGGTTCCCTGGCGACCCATGCCCGCGTCAACTCCTACGGATTCATCGAAACGCCCTTTTCCCGCGTGGAAGGTGGGGTGGTTCGCCGCGATGTGCCGCCGGTCTACATGACTGCGGATGAAGAAGACGATCTGCGGGTTGCGGCGGGGGATTTGCCCACCGATGAAGTAGGTCGGATCCTGGGTGAAAAGGTGACTGTGCGCTATCGCCAAGACTTCACCACGGCTTCTCCCAATGAAGTGGACTTTGTGGCGGTCTCCCCGGTGCAAATTATTTCGGTGGCAACCTCGCTGATTCCCTTCCTAGAGCATGACGATGCAAACCGAGCGCTCATGGGCTCCAACATGCAACGGCAGGCGGTTCCCCTGCTGCGCCCCGAGCGGCCTTTGGTCGGTACTGGTTTAGAAGCCCAAGCTGCCCGCGACTCTGGGATGGTCATTGTCAGCCGAACCGATGGCGAAGTGGTCTACGTAGATGCCAAGCGGATTTGCGTCAAGTCGCCGGAAGGCCGTGATTACAACTATCACTTGCAGAAGTATCAACGATCGAACCAAGATACCTGCCTCAACCAAAAGCCGATCGTGCGCTTAGGTGAAAAGGTGGTTGCGGGACAAATCCTAGCCGACGGCTCGGCAACGGAGAAGGGTGAGCTGGCCCTGGGGCAAAACATCCTCGTGGCCTACATGCCCTGGGAAGGCTACAACTACGAGGACGCTATCCTCATTAGTGAGCGGCTGGTCTATGACGATGTCTACACCTCCATCCACATTGAGAAGTACGAAATCGAAGCCCGTCAGACCAAGCTAGGGCCGGAGGAAATCACCCGAGAAATTCCCAACGTTGGGGAAGATGCCCTGCGTAACTTGGATGAAAACGGCATCATTCGGATTGGGGCTTGGGTCGAGTCCGGGGACATTTTGGTGGGTAAAGTGACGCCTAAGGGCGAATCTGACCAACCGCCGGAAGAAAAACTGCTGCGGGCGATCTTCGGGGAAAAGGCACGGGATGTGCGGGATAACTCCCTGCGCGTGCCCAACGGTGAAAAAGGTCGGATTGTCGATGTACGGGTCTTCACGCGCGAACAGGGGGATGAACTACCCCCCGGAGCCAACATGGTGGTTCGGGTTTACGTGGCCCAGAAACGGAAGATCCAAGTCGGCGACAAGATGGCCGGTCGCCACGGCAACAAGGGGATTATCTCTCGCATTCTCCCGATCGAAGACATGCCCTACCTGCCCGATGGCACCCCGATGGACATCGTCCTCAACCCCCTGGGGGTTCCTTCCCGGATGAACGTAGGCCAAGTCTACGAATGTCTGTTGGGTTGGGCGGCAGAGAACCTCAATGCCCGGTTCAAGATTGTGCCCTTTGACGAAATGCATGGGGAAGAAAAATCCCGCGAAAGCGTCCATGGCAAGCTCTATGAAGCCCGCGAGCACCGGATTGACCACACTGGGGAAGGCGAATGGGTCTTCGACGAAAGCAACCCTGGGAAAATCCAAGTCTACGATGGTCGGACTGGAGAACCCTTCGATCGGCCTGTGACCGTCGGCAAAGCCTACATGCTGAAGCTGGTGCACTTGGTGGACGACAAGATCCACGCCCGCTCCACCGGCCCCTACTCCTTGGTCACCCAGCAGCCCTTGGGTGGAAAAGCTCAGCAGGGGGGGCAGCGCTTCGGAGAAATGGAAGTGTGGGCCTTGGAAGCCTTTGGCGCTGCCTACACATTGCAAGAGTTGCTAACGGTCAAGTCCGACGACATGCAAGGTCGGAACGAAGCCCTCAACGCGATCGTCAAAGGTAAATCCATCCCCCGTCCGGGGACGCCAGAATCCTTCAAGGTGTTGATGCGAGAACTGCAATCCCTGTGTTTGGATGTGGCGGTGCATAAAGTGGAAACCCGCGAAGATGGCAGCAGCCGCGATGTCGAAGTGGATCTCATGGCCGATGTCAGCAATCGTCGCGCGCCCTCTCGACCCACCTATGAGTCGATTAGCAGTGCCTCCATGGATGATGATGACGATTAA
- a CDS encoding retropepsin-like aspartic protease, which translates to MSKCRIGARRTVLPFRLLKRFGLNVDFPSQTIRVTAAGGVLQVPICSVPWFNCLGTQLEDFMVLALDLPPRTEIDGLLGMDFLNQAQAIVDVENGEIKGKGKELDSVF; encoded by the coding sequence TTGTCAAAATGCCGGATAGGTGCAAGACGGACGGTTCTTCCTTTCCGACTATTAAAGCGATTTGGTTTAAATGTTGACTTCCCATCGCAGACAATACGGGTAACAGCAGCCGGTGGTGTGTTGCAAGTGCCAATTTGTTCAGTCCCTTGGTTCAATTGCCTTGGGACTCAGTTGGAAGATTTCATGGTTTTAGCCTTAGATTTGCCTCCTCGTACTGAAATTGATGGATTGTTAGGGATGGATTTTCTGAATCAGGCTCAGGCGATCGTGGATGTTGAGAATGGAGAGATCAAAGGCAAGGGAAAAGAATTAGATTCAGTGTTTTAG
- a CDS encoding branched-chain amino acid transaminase, protein MDNFLPIAYFKNQFIPFEQANLSIATHALHYGTGAFGGLRGIPDPANPNQVLLFRLDLHAKRLSNSAKLLNFDLPADKIQAVITDFVKQNKPKVSFYLRPFVYTSGLGIAPRLHKIEKDFFVYGIELGDYLSPEGVSCRISSWCRQEDRSLPLRGKISGAYITSSLAKTEAVESGFDEAILLNSSGKVSEASGMNVFIVRNGAIITPGFEQDILEGITRDSVLTIARDLGIPVVERPVDKSELFIADEVFLSGTAAKVTPVKQVETYHLPKERPITDALREKITAITENRDSKYQDWVFPIALD, encoded by the coding sequence ATGGATAATTTTCTGCCGATCGCCTACTTCAAAAATCAATTTATTCCCTTTGAGCAGGCGAACCTTTCGATCGCGACCCATGCACTCCACTATGGGACCGGTGCCTTTGGCGGTCTACGGGGAATTCCGGATCCGGCTAATCCGAATCAAGTGTTGCTGTTTCGCCTCGATCTCCATGCTAAACGACTGAGCAATAGTGCAAAGTTATTGAACTTTGATTTGCCTGCGGACAAAATCCAGGCGGTGATTACGGATTTTGTGAAGCAAAATAAGCCGAAGGTGTCGTTTTATCTGCGGCCTTTTGTCTACACGTCTGGGTTGGGGATTGCGCCCCGGCTGCACAAGATTGAGAAGGACTTTTTTGTCTACGGGATTGAGTTGGGTGATTACCTGTCTCCCGAGGGTGTGAGCTGTCGGATTAGCTCTTGGTGTCGTCAGGAAGACCGGAGTTTGCCGCTGCGGGGCAAGATTAGTGGGGCGTATATTACCTCGTCGCTGGCGAAGACTGAGGCGGTGGAGTCGGGCTTTGATGAGGCGATTCTGCTGAACTCGAGCGGCAAGGTGAGTGAAGCTTCGGGGATGAATGTTTTTATTGTGCGGAATGGTGCAATTATTACGCCGGGTTTTGAGCAGGACATCCTGGAAGGGATTACGCGGGATAGTGTGCTGACGATCGCGCGGGATTTGGGGATTCCGGTGGTGGAGCGTCCGGTGGATAAGTCGGAGTTGTTTATTGCCGATGAGGTGTTCTTGAGTGGGACGGCAGCGAAGGTCACGCCTGTGAAGCAGGTGGAAACTTACCATTTACCGAAGGAACGTCCGATTACGGATGCGCTACGGGAGAAGATTACGGCGATTACTGAAAATCGTGATTCGAAGTATCAAGATTGGGTGTTTCCGATCGCGTTGGACTAA
- a CDS encoding universal stress protein yields the protein MLKTVLVALDPADLNTSVRTSMTSQVVEALQILHLDANSKIVLSHVVATEHLGMDVLSDRPPVETQTMSDLWAVQLSAYQEQLPCPSTLEIVTGDPAEEIVRLAKIHQADLIVIGSRGLTGMQRILQRSVSSQVFDEAPCSVLVVKPSPDR from the coding sequence ATGTTGAAAACCGTTTTAGTGGCGTTGGATCCAGCAGATTTAAATACGTCTGTAAGGACATCGATGACTAGCCAAGTGGTGGAAGCTTTGCAGATCTTGCACTTGGATGCAAACAGTAAGATCGTGCTGTCCCACGTTGTGGCCACAGAGCATTTAGGCATGGATGTCTTGAGCGATCGGCCTCCAGTCGAGACGCAGACCATGAGCGATCTGTGGGCAGTGCAACTCTCGGCCTATCAGGAGCAACTGCCCTGCCCAAGCACCCTGGAAATTGTCACCGGTGACCCCGCAGAGGAGATTGTTCGTCTAGCAAAAATTCACCAAGCCGATCTCATTGTGATTGGCAGTCGAGGACTGACGGGTATGCAACGGATTTTGCAGCGATCGGTCAGTAGCCAGGTCTTTGATGAAGCCCCTTGCTCAGTGCTAGTGGTAAAGCCCAGTCCCGATCGCTAA